In Rhinoraja longicauda isolate Sanriku21f chromosome 13, sRhiLon1.1, whole genome shotgun sequence, one genomic interval encodes:
- the LOC144599338 gene encoding alpha-1,4-N-acetylglucosaminyltransferase-like yields MISMHHGYFFIITFGVCVLLYARWYMESQRKDRNDMIRMSHVDDEATMEDPHPLLNPGIMFVETSDNVELKPLVACSVESTARQNPDKPIYFFMKRFSGNLSQYPEPKYRLIPLLSSVKNVVLLPLNAAEMFEDTSLKFWYQKVDPKKEKYWLHVFADGCRLAVLWKYGGIYLDTDIISMKPLPFGKFTCPQSSDMINNGAMGFHHRHHPFLWNCMNDFVANYIGHIWGQQGPQLITRVLKSCCQEEYLGPFIGKECNGISVWIINRFYPITYPSWRKYFSPMENKNMEQTFSATYGAHVWNSMNSNNAKKIVAGSGSLIERLFQLYCPTTYRYLIQFNNSSMI; encoded by the exons ATGATTTCCATGCATCATGGTTATTTCTTTATCATCACATTTGGAGTTTGTGTCCTGCTATATGCACGTTGGTATATGGAATCACAACGCAAGGATCGTAATGACATGATAAGAATGTCACACGTGGACGATGAAGCTACCATGGAGGATCCTCATCCACTCCTGAATCCTGGGATTATGTTTGTGGAAACATCAGACAATGTGGAGTTGAAGCCATTGGTAGCTTGCTCAGTGGAGTCCACTGCTCGTCAAAACCCAGATAAACCAATCTATTTCTTCATGAAGAGGTTCAGTGGCAACTTGAGCCAGTATCCAGAGCCTAAGTACAGACTCATCCCGTTGCTCTCCTCAGTGAAGAATGTTGTCCTTCTACCTTTAAACGCTGCCGAAATGTTTGAAGATACTTCGTTGAAATTCTGGTATCAAAAG GTGGATCCAAAAAAGGAGAAGTATTGGCTCCATGTGTTTGCTGACGGCTGCAGATTAGCAGTGCTGTGGAAGTACGGGGGCATCTACCTGGACACTGACATTATATCAATGAAGCCGTTGCCCTTTGGCAAATTTACATGTCCACAGAGCTCAGATATGATCAATAACGGGGCAATGGGTTTCCATCACAGGCACCATCCTTTTCTATGGAATTGCATGAATGATTTTGTGGCCAATTACATTGGACATATTTGGGGTCAGCAAGGTCCTCAACTGATTACCCGTGTGCTGAAGAGTTGTTGTCAGGAGGAATACCTAGGTCCCTTCATTGGCAAAGAATGCAATGGCATCTCTGTATGGATTATAAATCGATTCTACCCCATCACATATCCATCTTGGAGGAAGTACTTTTCTCCCATGGAAAATAAAAACATGGAACAGACCTTTTCAGCCACATATGGCGCACATGTTTGGAATTCTATGAATTCCAATAACGCAAAGAAAATAGTTGCTGGAAGTGGATCATTAATTGAACGTTTATTCCAGTTATATTGTCCAACTACATACagatatttaattcaattcaataacaGTTCAATGATTTAG